From a region of the Panicum virgatum strain AP13 chromosome 2K, P.virgatum_v5, whole genome shotgun sequence genome:
- the LOC120659178 gene encoding uncharacterized protein LOC120659178, translating to MDSSRKLDHGSASVSADSDETFAEDVFVAEEVQPVSADVEVAADSVELVADSVLEVADSVESPPSSSTSSMPPPSSSSAGKVPNSDEFTVEIHHGGFFVGSGQLKSYLDEQAGGPSYAVELGRLDGLSSRKSSVDGKLPAPIVNLDQLNKIFAANGLSQADMIALSGTYGNNKRR from the exons ATGGATTCCAGCCGGAAGCTCGATCACGGCTCGGCGTCGGTGTCCGCAGACTCGGATGAGACGTTCGCCGAGGACGTGTTCGTCGCCGAGGAGGTCCAGCCGGTCTCCGCGGACGTCGAGGTCGCCGCGGACTCCGTCGAGCTCGTCGCGGACTCCGTTCTGGAGGTCGCGGACTCCGTCGAGTCACCGCCGTCGTCATCAACTTCAtcgatgccgccgccgtcgtcttcgAGCGCCGGCAAGG TTCCTAATTCAGATGAGTTCACAGTGGAGATTCACCATGGTGGTTTCTTTGTTGGGTCCGGACAGTTGAAGTCATATCTGGATGAACAG GCCGGCGGGCCTTCGTACGCGGTGgagctggggcggctggacggGCTGAGCTCAAGGAAGAGCAGCGTGGACGGGAAGCTGCCGGCGCCCATCGTCAACCTGGACCAGCTGAACAAGATCTTCGCCGCCAACGGGCTCTCGCAGGCCGACATGATCGCCCTCTCCGGTACGTACGGTAACAACAAGCGACGATAG